Proteins found in one Amphiura filiformis chromosome 14, Afil_fr2py, whole genome shotgun sequence genomic segment:
- the LOC140169683 gene encoding uncharacterized protein isoform X2, whose product MAEGIDNVMLQFASVGDIKPGERKRMQITQPDGTVMKVEVKKTATKAATLLRAPYKWAKRQLSKKKKGCDVDVSGQYDDDLYEELPADMDFPGRTVESHREDLGYLHPVGPDPAYVNETTNSLDPKPLKEEQIKPIVPQRCSLLNASTEAQVHDTSHSSDSDVEEIYDIADTGSTGRDHVDMGMDIYEDPECLHRSQNLLKII is encoded by the exons ATGGCTGAAGGAATCGACAATGTAATGCTACAGTTTG CCTCTGTCGGCGACATCAAGCCAGGCGAAAGAAAAAGAATGCAAATCACGCAACCAGACGGTACAGTAATGAAGGTTGAAGTGAAGAAGACGGCAACGAAAGCTGCAACCCTTCTCAGAGCTCCATATAAGTGGGCGAAACGACAATTGTCCAAGAAGAAGAAAGGCTGTGACGTTGACGTCAGCGGACAGTATGATGATGATTTATACGAGGAATTACCAGCTGATATGGATTTCCCTGGTCGAACAGTTGAATCTCACCGCGAAGATTTAGGATATTTACACCCTGTGGGTCCAGATCCTGCGTATGTAAACGAGACAACGAACTCTTTAGACCCTAAGCCCTTAAAGGAGGAACAAATTAAGCCTATTGTACCGCAGAGATGTTCACTGTTAAATGCTTCCACAGAGGCTCAAGTACATGATACATCACATTCATCAGATAGTGACGTCGAAGAAATATACGATATAGCTGATACAGGTTCCACTGGAAGAGATCATGTGGATATGGGCATGGATATATACGAGGACCCGGAATGTCTACACCGATctcaaaaccttttaaaaattatttag
- the LOC140169682 gene encoding E3 ubiquitin-protein ligase TRIM45-like, translated as MASPQCIRKDFKQEFLTCSLCTNLYNSEDRVPKCLPCLHCFCKSCLERHIAGKPEVSCPDCRKQCVVPEGGANGFVTNFNVGNLREYQILTQEPRLLPENDGDQICNSCDYDNAATGYCYECEAFVCQNCTEMHNSMRGLRSHEIESLENLLNKPERQLQRRRTYERCRVHNKAYSMFCKTCKKPICDTCGQIITHSNHEKVDLNDVIDKTVRALRELSSDVRNKKEPLERLSAMIDTRINDINAVFAKREEDINELFQKLESRLRDRCSQAKEELQGRCQVLNKLLQEQKADVEALVAQYESACDFADQTCEYASPRQLFKHEEMVTLQLNGLLSETLSQNEPLANSFLDFNSDHREAMEWGEEHFFARIGGTRTSETSASLCYPKVEVNSIVSLGMPQIVLIRAVNYDGKPQQTGGDPFTAELQLPDGTSIPREVHDNDDGTYRINYTADQQGTNHLDVRVFGRLIRASPFSISVQEDASSEVTTNHTVVIDIPNIALVGHPHKILVNTSSEEGDVEKEAKVDRVHATIETQTGDSVKCACRALNADSGQYAIQYTPPVDGLLNVNITVNDIPAKGNPYVVQVQPTSPKASIVTLGRPISNQLWFIRVSPRDYRQNPISVDEEAVNIKVTNMADKTEQELSCRRNKDGALVFTCIPRAGPHLVKASLYDISIVEEEVDVQEYLEINLSKSSKSFPTGITSGLGDMLFVSDTADSSIYGFSVDGARESNIAVDMSKSSQIAIDDQGRLLLLFPQTRMVHTIDQQGNELSRWPCQRGTLVR; from the exons ATGGCATCTCCACAGTGCATTCGGAAAGATTTTAAGCAGGAATTTTTGACATGCTCTTTGTGTACAAATCTGTACAACAGTGAGGACAGAGTTCCAAAATGTCTTCCATGTCTTCACTGCTTTTGTAAGTCTTGTCTTGAACGTCACATAGCTGGTAAGCCAGAGGTAAGCTGTCCGGACTGCAGGAAGCAATGCGTCGTTCCTGAAGGAGGGGCAAATGGTTTTGTCACAAATTTTAATGTTGGAAATCTGCGCGAGTATCAGATTCTAACTCAAGAACCTCGATTACTTCCGGAAAACGATGGCGACCAAATATGCAATAGCTGTGATTATGACAATGCGGCGACCGGGTACTGTTACGAGTGCGAAGCGTTTGTTTGTCAAAACTGCACAGAAATGCATAACTCGATGCGAGGGCTGAGATCTCATGAAATAGAGTCTTTAGAGAACTTACTAAACAAACCTGAACGACAGCTGCAAAGAAGACGAACGTATGAACGCTGCCGTGTACACAATAAGGCATACTCAATGTTTTGTAAAACATGCAAGAAACCTATATGTGATACATGCGGGCAGATTATAACTCATAGCAACCATGAAAAGGTTGACTTGAATGACGTAATTGACAAGACAGTTAGGGCGCTTCGAGAACTTTCAAGCGATGTAAGAAACAAAAAGGAACCTTTGGAAAGACTCTCCGCAATGATCGACACAAGAATCAACGACATCAATGCCGTCTTCGCGAAACGGGAAGAGGATATAAATGAACTGTTTCAAAAGCTAGAAAGTAGGCTCCGTGATCGGTGTAGTCAAGCAAAGGAAGAGTTACAAGGTCGATGTCAAGTCCTTAATAAACTTCTACAGGAGCAGAAAGCTGACGTTGAGGCACTTGTAGCTCAGTATGAGAGTGCCTGCGATTTTGCTGACCAGACATGTGAATATGCCAGCCCAAGACAGCTGTTCAAGCACGAAGAAATG GTAACTCTGCAGCTAAATGGACTTCTTTCTGAGACTCTGTCACAAAACGAACCACTAGCGAACAGTTTCCTTGATTTTAACTCGGATCACCGTGAGGCTATGGAATGGGGTGAAGAACACTTTTTCGCGCGTATCGGTGGTACCCGAACCAGCGAAACGTCGGCATCACTATGTTACCCAAAAGTTGAGGTAAATTCCATCGTTTCATTAGGTATGCCACAAATAGTCCTTATTCGCGCGGTGAATTACGACGGCAAACCACAGCAGACCGGTGGCGATCCGTTTACGGCTGAGCTGCAATTACCAGATGGTACTTCAATACCCCGCGAAGTCCACGACAATGACGATGGCACTTATAGGATAAATTACACAGCTGATCAGCAAGGCACTAACCACCTTGATGTACGCGTATTTGGAAGACTAATCAGGGCAAGTCCGTTCTCAATAAGTGTACAAGAAGATGCAAGTTCCGAGGTTACTACGAATCATACTGTTGTGATTGACATCCCGAACATAGCGCTTGTCGGACATCCTCATAAAATCTTAGTCAATACCTCCAGTGAGGAAGGCGATGTTGAAAAAGAGGCAAAAGTCGATCGCGTACATGCAACTATCGAAACCCAAACTGGAGATTCAGTGAAATGCGCATGCCGCGCTCTCAATGCTGACAGCGGTCAATACGCGATACAATACACACCACCAGTTGATGGTTTACTCAATGTGAACATAACCGTCAATGATATTCCAGCCAAAGGAAACCCCTACGTGGTACAAGTTCAACCCACGTCTCCTAAAGCTTCCATAGTAACCTTGGGCCGACCAATATCCAACCAACTGTGGTTCATTCGAGTTTCACCTCGAGACTACCGTCAAAATCCAATATCAGTAGATGAGGAGGCAGTCAACATAAAAGTAACCAATATGGCAGACAAAACCGAACAAGAGTTGTCATGTCGGAGAAACAAAGACGGAGCATTAgttttcacttgcatcccaagAGCAGGACCCCATTTGGTGAAAGCATCTTTGTATGATATCTCAATCGTTGAGGAAGAGGTTGACGTTCAAGAGTATTTGGAGATTAATCTGTCTAAATCCTCAAAGAGCTTCCCGACAGGTATCACCAGTGGTTTGGGCGACATGCTGTTTGTAAGCGACACTGCCGATAGCAGTATCTACGGCTTCAGCGTTGATGGAGCGCGAGAGTCAAACATAGCGGTAGACATGAGTAAGTCATCACAAATCGCGATTGACGATCAAGGAAGACTACTGCTCCTATTTCCACAAACAAGGATGGTACACACCATCGACCAACAGGGAAATGAACTTTCCAGGTGGCCCTGTCAAAGAGGAACTCTCGTCCGGTGA
- the LOC140169683 gene encoding uncharacterized protein isoform X1: protein MLRPSSVENIPDNTKWKNNALRYSVGANGNLIDISSHSLPTSASHEPYIEMSALRSISGHIEHTYLDFELQNSQDPNCKSRVTYDDYDDSLYVIPHLKSNNENTNLMSDAAKEHSYDECPTPFQSSALYETDAHESFTNIGFVLSEANVPTDIEDPSYIQIDDFEEHEDPYSTPYEDIPRSPSSKVESQYTPIETEMGMHYKPDRMCSIDSIEYQSDSERLNHLVNFHKDLRTQHPCSPSSTMSTATSQEVHCHKHDTDKEECFSDTSPFNSIESATEDRLTYLMNLHSDIQNETGDYCTWSQNKSESLQDNSPGYLNMSCEGVTEEEIIADGTERAEVSKQNKPRRYEPVWETQTGTFTLKIP, encoded by the coding sequence ATGTTAAGACCATCAAGTGTTGAAAATATTCCGGACAATACAAAATGGAAGAACAATGCCTTACGATATTCCGTTGGTGCTAATGGGAACCTGATTGATATTTCAAGCCATTCTCTGCCCACGTCTGCATCACATGAACCTTACATCGAAATGTCAGCGCTTAGGTCTATCAGTGGTCATATTGAGCACACATATTTAGACTTTGAACTTCAGAATAGTCAAGACCCTAATTGCAAGTCGCGTGTAACATATGATGATTACGATGATAGCTTATACGTTATACCACACCTCAAATCTAACAACGAGAATACAAACTTGATGAGTGACGCTGCAAAAGAGCACAGTTACGACGAATGTCCGACGCCGTTCCAGTCTTCGGCACTATATGAAACGGATGCACATGAAAGCTTTACCAATATTGGCTTTGTATTATCTGAAGCAAATGTCCCGACAGACATTGAAGATCCAAGTTACATACAGATAGATGATTTCGAAGAACATGAAGATCCATATTCAACGCCATATGAGGACATACCGCGTTCTCCATCATCAAAAGTTGAATCTCAATACACACCGATTGAAACTGAAATGGGAATGCATTACAAGCCTGATCGTATGTGCTCCATTGATTCGATTGAATATCAATCTGATTCCGAGAGATTAAATCATTTAGTTAATTTCCACAAGGATTTGCGAACTCAACACCCTTGTTCCCCGTCAAGCACCATGTCTACGGCTACGTCTCAGGAGGTTCACTGTCACAAGCATGATACCGATAAAGAGGAATGTTTTTCGGATACCTCTCCATTTAACTCAATCGAATCGGCCACGGAAGACAGGTTGACCTATTTGATGAATCTCCACTCTGATATCCAGAATGAAACAGGTGATTATTGTACTTGGTCACAGAATAAGAGTGAGTCGTTACAGGACAATAGCCCTGGATATTTGAATATGTCGTGCGAAGGCGTGACTGAAGAAGAAATTATAGCCGATGGCACTGAACGAGCTGAAGTTTCCAAACAGAACAAACCTAGAAGATATGAGCCGGTTTGGGAAACCCAAACTGGCACTTTTACTTTGAAGATACCTTAA